In a genomic window of Peptoclostridium acidaminophilum DSM 3953:
- a CDS encoding HpcH/HpaI aldolase/citrate lyase family protein: MRRSMLFLPGNTPNIIINGDELGADAVILDLEDAVAPSEKDAARILVRNAIRLMKFEKSEVLVRINSMDSEYWKSDLDEIVPLKPDVIMPPKMSCAADVQAIDAYITKLESSLGIESNSVKLMPLIETALGVENAFQIAMASRRVCALQLGGEDLTADLRCKRTREGNEIDYARKRLVCAARAAGVDAYDTPFTDVNDDEGIYADTEYAKSLGFTGKASISPRHVTAINQVFSPSQEDIDYAYEVMEAIRIAKEQGRGAISLRGKMIDAPIVARAQQTIAMAEELLMMAGGGNE, from the coding sequence ATGAGACGCTCAATGCTTTTTTTGCCTGGCAACACCCCAAACATCATAATAAACGGCGATGAACTTGGCGCAGACGCTGTAATACTCGATCTGGAGGATGCCGTAGCGCCTTCGGAGAAGGACGCTGCGCGCATTCTTGTCCGCAACGCAATAAGGCTGATGAAGTTCGAAAAGAGCGAGGTGCTCGTCAGGATCAATTCCATGGACTCCGAATACTGGAAATCGGACCTGGATGAAATCGTGCCCCTTAAACCGGATGTGATAATGCCTCCAAAAATGAGCTGTGCGGCTGATGTGCAAGCTATCGATGCGTACATAACAAAGCTCGAGAGCAGCCTGGGCATTGAAAGCAACAGTGTAAAGCTTATGCCCCTTATAGAAACTGCGCTGGGAGTAGAAAATGCGTTTCAAATAGCTATGGCGTCCAGGCGTGTTTGCGCGCTGCAGCTGGGCGGCGAGGACCTCACTGCTGACCTGCGCTGCAAGAGAACCAGGGAGGGAAATGAAATAGACTACGCCAGGAAGCGGCTGGTTTGCGCGGCCCGGGCGGCAGGCGTCGATGCTTATGACACGCCCTTCACCGACGTAAACGATGATGAAGGCATATACGCGGACACAGAATATGCTAAAAGTCTCGGCTTCACAGGAAAGGCCTCAATCTCCCCAAGGCACGTCACCGCAATAAACCAGGTGTTCAGCCCGTCCCAGGAGGACATAGATTATGCCTATGAGGTGATGGAAGCCATTCGCATAGCAAAGGAGCAAGGTCGTGGCGCAATTTCGCTGCGCGGGAAAATGATAGATGCTCCAATTGTGGCCCGCGCGCAGCAGACGATAGCTATGGCGGAGGAACTTTTAATGATGGCAGGTGGCGGAAATGAGTAA
- the citD gene encoding citrate lyase acyl carrier protein, whose product MTKIVRRAYAGTIESSDVYVELEPCDCGIDIQIESVVMKQFGDAIRSVVFEMFEQLEVESAKVKIVDRGALDCVIRARVEAAIKRGEAEQI is encoded by the coding sequence ATGACAAAAATAGTTAGAAGAGCCTATGCCGGAACCATAGAATCCAGCGACGTATATGTGGAGCTGGAGCCGTGTGACTGCGGAATAGATATCCAGATAGAATCGGTAGTGATGAAGCAGTTCGGGGATGCAATCCGAAGCGTCGTGTTTGAAATGTTCGAGCAGCTTGAGGTTGAAAGCGCAAAGGTCAAAATAGTTGACCGAGGTGCCTTGGACTGCGTTATCAGGGCGCGCGTCGAAGCCGCCATCAAAAGAGGGGAGGCCGAACAGATATGA
- the citC gene encoding [citrate (pro-3S)-lyase] ligase: MEIEYGRPFSKGKLSALKDFLEKSGLDYEPAIEFTVNVMQDGEIIATGSLDNNILKCIAVSEAHQGEGLTATIVTELQKEAFFRNLRHLFLYTKPKNIAMFESLFFYPVAQTADALLMENERNGIRNYVAALDCPTKEGVIGAIVANCNPFTLGHRYLIETAARECDWLHVFILSEDRSAFSARTRLELAKESTKDLPNVTIHQTGDYLISYATFPKYFIKDITNVSDIQCQLDIEIFQKHFAPALNITRRYIGTEPLSPVTNAYNQQLKRELPKSGIQVLEIPRIEISGIPVSASAVRAALESGDFEGLKKLVPPATYEYLLNAYKK; encoded by the coding sequence ATGGAAATTGAATACGGCCGCCCATTTTCTAAAGGGAAATTAAGCGCACTGAAGGATTTCCTGGAGAAATCCGGCTTGGATTATGAACCCGCTATAGAATTTACTGTAAATGTGATGCAAGACGGAGAAATTATTGCCACAGGTTCATTAGATAATAATATATTAAAGTGTATCGCCGTGTCAGAAGCCCATCAGGGAGAGGGGCTCACTGCCACCATTGTAACGGAGCTTCAAAAGGAAGCCTTTTTCCGAAATCTGCGCCATCTTTTTTTGTATACCAAGCCTAAGAATATAGCAATGTTTGAGTCGCTCTTCTTCTATCCCGTGGCGCAAACAGCCGACGCCCTGCTTATGGAAAACGAGCGCAATGGAATAAGGAATTATGTTGCAGCTCTCGATTGCCCTACAAAGGAAGGGGTAATAGGTGCGATTGTTGCTAACTGCAATCCATTCACTCTTGGCCACAGGTATCTGATTGAGACCGCAGCTAGAGAGTGCGACTGGCTCCATGTTTTCATCCTGTCCGAGGACAGGAGCGCGTTCTCGGCTAGGACAAGATTGGAGCTTGCAAAAGAGTCAACAAAGGATTTGCCTAATGTGACAATTCATCAGACCGGAGACTATCTGATCTCCTATGCGACATTCCCAAAATATTTCATCAAAGATATTACGAATGTAAGCGACATACAGTGCCAGCTGGATATCGAGATATTCCAGAAGCATTTTGCCCCTGCACTGAATATTACAAGGCGCTACATCGGAACAGAACCTCTCTCACCCGTTACAAACGCCTACAACCAGCAGCTCAAGCGGGAACTGCCGAAAAGCGGCATACAGGTCCTGGAGATTCCCAGAATTGAGATTTCAGGAATTCCCGTCAGCGCCAGCGCTGTGCGCGCCGCACTAGAGAGCGGAGATTTTGAAGGCTTGAAAAAGCTCGTTCCACCTGCCACCTACGAATACCTGCTGAATGCCTATAAGAAATAA
- a CDS encoding alanyl-tRNA editing protein produces the protein MPFSYKMQKSHVFSTFYAPRGRKRIYELGMQIAQLYLSPFDQIIGVVGEAGSGKSALIKGMFPGLELTNDDDGVNVRPLPLLEQDEETGFFSPHTYHLDIRFEMGFTSAPVLAAAILKAVHRGKRVIVEHFDLIFPFLSQNANLLIGVGEEILLTRPNLFGPEPGEIYDIVHNSLLYRLMAHTAEDLTELFLSTEDMERAEHDDINHGFIISFKDKTPDVDLEDLERKVNELIAQKISICYLDEGHVTIGGKPHACTGPRTHVSNTGEIIGFRLLKNFIYDSANKRYLIVGCIGENSEENLKNVMKLNPTNMNKVAPLYEF, from the coding sequence ATGCCATTTTCATATAAAATGCAAAAAAGCCATGTCTTCAGCACATTTTATGCTCCCCGGGGAAGGAAGAGGATTTACGAGCTCGGCATGCAGATAGCCCAGCTGTATCTAAGCCCCTTCGATCAGATTATCGGCGTTGTCGGCGAGGCCGGTTCAGGAAAGAGCGCTCTTATAAAAGGCATGTTCCCCGGTTTGGAATTGACTAATGATGACGACGGCGTCAATGTCCGCCCGCTGCCTTTGTTGGAACAGGATGAAGAAACAGGCTTTTTTTCGCCCCATACCTACCATCTGGACATACGTTTTGAGATGGGCTTCACATCGGCGCCAGTGCTGGCTGCAGCCATTCTGAAGGCTGTGCACCGGGGAAAACGTGTCATCGTTGAGCACTTTGACCTGATCTTTCCTTTTTTAAGCCAGAATGCCAACCTTCTGATAGGTGTCGGAGAAGAAATCCTGCTGACCCGGCCTAACCTGTTTGGCCCGGAGCCGGGCGAAATATATGATATCGTCCATAACTCGCTACTTTACCGACTTATGGCCCATACAGCCGAGGACCTCACCGAGCTTTTCCTATCCACTGAGGATATGGAGCGTGCGGAGCATGACGATATCAACCACGGCTTCATTATTTCCTTCAAGGACAAGACTCCCGATGTCGACCTGGAGGATCTGGAGAGGAAAGTGAATGAGCTGATAGCGCAGAAGATTTCAATTTGCTATCTGGATGAAGGCCATGTAACCATCGGAGGAAAACCCCACGCCTGCACAGGCCCCAGGACCCACGTATCCAACACCGGGGAGATAATCGGCTTCCGACTTCTTAAAAACTTCATTTATGACAGCGCAAACAAACGCTATCTCATTGTCGGCTGCATTGGCGAAAATTCCGAGGAGAACCTTAAGAATGTGATGAAGCTGAACCCTACCAATATGAACAAGGTTGCGCCGCTGTATGAATTTTAA
- the citX gene encoding citrate lyase holo-[acyl-carrier protein] synthase, with protein sequence MNFNAGSITLQQVLDARDHRHEIQQLLLSEFRRPVLSFTMNIAGEVKNSPLIKLAFDHGIQSITDLLGTPHKMEILRKPTGCEAFLVYGKSAEKIKQTCINIESKSPIGRLFDMDVIDADGQKLSRQEPRTCIVCGGPVAPCSRSRAHGLDAVKARTNQLLLQFAAKQFEGLAAEALVEEVRFTPKPGLVDLRNQGSHKDMDFAMFERSADSLRSYFSEAFLLGAEEKDCMKKLQKAGIAAESRMLETTGGVNTHKGAIYAFGLILAALGNYLMRGDDIFQHASRLARAAEVSDSKTHGREVFEKFGIRGAREEAEAGFPSAKKAYLLLKHSGGDMLSTLLQLISECPDTNLLYRGGLEGLVYAQNWAKFVLNRPAFSRPSLTKRMDQAFIRKNLSPGGCADLLALALFLRKVDSLWNENDCIQ encoded by the coding sequence ATGAATTTTAATGCTGGAAGCATAACCCTGCAGCAGGTTCTGGACGCCCGGGACCACCGCCATGAAATACAGCAGCTGCTGCTTTCAGAATTTCGCCGTCCGGTTCTGAGCTTTACCATGAACATCGCCGGCGAGGTCAAAAATTCGCCTCTGATCAAGCTTGCTTTCGACCACGGCATACAATCTATAACCGACCTCCTTGGAACTCCGCATAAAATGGAGATTTTGCGAAAGCCAACAGGATGCGAAGCTTTCCTCGTCTACGGAAAGTCTGCTGAAAAAATCAAGCAAACCTGCATTAATATTGAGTCGAAAAGCCCGATCGGGCGTCTTTTCGATATGGACGTTATAGATGCCGATGGCCAGAAGCTTTCAAGACAGGAGCCCCGGACCTGCATAGTGTGCGGCGGACCTGTGGCTCCATGTTCACGCAGCAGGGCCCACGGTCTGGATGCAGTCAAGGCCCGGACTAATCAGCTTCTTCTGCAGTTTGCGGCAAAGCAATTTGAGGGCCTGGCAGCAGAGGCCTTGGTTGAGGAGGTCCGCTTCACGCCAAAGCCGGGACTTGTCGACCTTCGCAATCAGGGTTCGCATAAAGATATGGATTTCGCCATGTTTGAACGCAGCGCCGATTCCCTGCGCTCTTATTTTTCAGAAGCCTTTCTGCTGGGCGCTGAAGAAAAAGACTGCATGAAAAAACTGCAGAAGGCTGGAATTGCCGCAGAATCCCGCATGCTGGAGACAACCGGCGGAGTCAACACCCACAAGGGCGCCATTTACGCCTTCGGACTCATATTGGCGGCCCTGGGCAATTATCTCATGCGCGGCGATGACATTTTTCAACATGCAAGCCGCCTTGCCAGAGCGGCAGAAGTTTCTGACTCAAAAACACATGGCAGGGAGGTTTTTGAAAAATTCGGCATCCGAGGCGCCAGAGAAGAAGCTGAAGCCGGTTTTCCTTCTGCGAAAAAGGCATATCTGCTTTTGAAACATTCCGGCGGAGACATGCTGTCAACACTTTTGCAGCTTATCTCCGAGTGCCCTGACACTAATCTACTCTATCGCGGAGGCTTGGAGGGACTTGTATATGCCCAAAACTGGGCAAAATTTGTCTTGAACCGTCCGGCTTTTTCGCGGCCTTCGCTTACAAAACGCATGGATCAAGCTTTTATCCGCAAAAACTTGAGTCCGGGAGGCTGCGCCGATCTGCTGGCTTTGGCCCTGTTTCTGCGGAAAGTGGATAGCTTATGGAATGAAAATGACTGCATACAGTAG
- a CDS encoding HutD/Ves family protein produces METSIGIVKKSQYQTSQWSGGTTTELLIYPSGSSYSERTFKWRLSSAKVEASESVFTSLPGITRHIMVTEGQIMLEHENHYNKVLDTFQQDCFMGDWATVSRGKATDFNLMLAQGFSGSLEVCSLKAGEQVDINLGKEKKVTNVFYALNGDLLVEIDKNRFNIEEKDLFHITQSPDEESVMLRLTNKSKDEAAVIRAVISEKAL; encoded by the coding sequence ATGGAGACAAGCATCGGAATAGTAAAAAAGTCACAATACCAAACCAGCCAATGGTCGGGAGGGACAACGACGGAGCTCCTGATATATCCAAGCGGCAGCAGCTACAGTGAAAGAACCTTCAAATGGAGGCTCAGCTCTGCAAAGGTTGAGGCGTCTGAATCCGTATTCACGAGCCTGCCTGGAATAACAAGACATATCATGGTTACCGAGGGTCAGATAATGCTCGAGCATGAGAACCATTACAACAAGGTGCTAGACACTTTTCAGCAGGATTGTTTTATGGGAGACTGGGCAACCGTAAGCCGCGGAAAGGCAACTGATTTCAATCTGATGCTTGCGCAGGGGTTTTCCGGAAGCCTGGAGGTATGCTCCCTTAAAGCAGGGGAACAAGTCGATATAAATCTCGGTAAAGAGAAGAAGGTTACTAATGTTTTCTATGCATTAAACGGAGACCTTTTGGTTGAAATCGATAAAAATAGATTCAACATCGAGGAAAAAGACTTGTTCCATATAACGCAATCGCCTGACGAGGAAAGTGTGATGCTGAGGCTTACAAACAAATCAAAAGACGAAGCTGCAGTTATAAGGGCGGTAATTTCGGAAAAAGCATTATAG
- a CDS encoding cyclodeaminase/cyclohydrolase family protein produces the protein MLANLTVVDFLEETASNSPVPGGGSIAAVSAAFSAALTQMVANLTLGKKGYEDVQEEAESVAKEAARMKSLFVEYIDKDSDAFNEVMNAFKLPKDTDENIEQRKKAIQDATKLAALVPLDVAREAYKIMALAQVAVEKGNKNAVTDAAVATMMARTAVLSALYNVKINLGSIKDSEFVEKVAKEVDELEKNVKLREEEILSKVVL, from the coding sequence ATGCTAGCAAATTTAACGGTAGTAGATTTTTTGGAGGAGACTGCTTCTAATTCGCCTGTGCCTGGCGGCGGAAGCATTGCGGCGGTAAGCGCGGCATTTTCTGCAGCCCTAACGCAAATGGTGGCCAATTTGACGCTGGGCAAAAAAGGATATGAGGACGTCCAGGAAGAGGCCGAGTCTGTTGCCAAAGAGGCGGCGAGAATGAAGAGTCTTTTTGTGGAGTATATAGACAAGGATTCTGATGCTTTCAACGAGGTTATGAATGCCTTCAAGCTTCCAAAGGATACAGATGAGAATATTGAGCAGAGAAAAAAAGCCATACAGGATGCTACCAAGCTGGCGGCTCTGGTGCCTCTTGACGTGGCAAGAGAAGCCTACAAAATCATGGCGCTGGCTCAGGTGGCAGTGGAAAAAGGAAATAAGAATGCTGTTACAGATGCGGCAGTAGCTACGATGATGGCCAGGACTGCAGTGCTTTCAGCTCTATATAACGTAAAAATAAACCTGGGCTCCATTAAGGACAGTGAGTTTGTTGAAAAGGTTGCCAAAGAGGTTGACGAGCTAGAAAAGAATGTAAAGCTTAGGGAAGAAGAAATACTCTCGAAGGTAGTTTTATAA
- the hutI gene encoding imidazolonepropionase, with amino-acid sequence MKNKILIKNASELVTCSGFKAKHGSEMSDLHVINDGAVIVEDGVIKAVGTTEEILNKYKEAEYSVIDAGGKAVLPGFVDSHTHLVFGGYRAEEFSWRLRGDKYMDIMKRGGGIASSVKSTREASKQELMEAGLKRLNSMLSFGVTTVEGKSGYGLDFETEIKQLEVAKELNDAHPVDVVRTFMGAHAVPQEYKGREDEYIDFIIESVLPNVADKKLAEFCDVFCEDNVFSIEQSRKLLSKAKEIGLALKIHADEIVQLGGAELAVELGAVSADHLLQASDEGIKAMAESSVVATLLPCTAFSLKESYARGREMIDSGCAVGLATDFNPGSCFTESIPLVFALACIQMNLSIEEAITALTINGAAAVNRAEEIGSIDIGKKADIIILEFPSYKFIPYHVGVSTVEKVIKNGELVFDKEKGGLVC; translated from the coding sequence ATGAAAAATAAAATTTTGATAAAGAATGCTTCAGAGCTTGTTACCTGCAGCGGGTTTAAGGCAAAACACGGAAGCGAAATGAGCGACCTGCATGTAATAAATGACGGGGCGGTAATAGTAGAAGACGGCGTAATAAAAGCTGTAGGGACTACAGAGGAGATACTGAATAAGTATAAGGAAGCAGAATACAGTGTAATTGACGCCGGAGGAAAAGCAGTACTGCCGGGCTTTGTAGACTCGCATACCCATCTGGTATTCGGAGGCTACAGGGCGGAAGAATTTTCATGGAGACTCCGCGGCGACAAATACATGGACATCATGAAAAGGGGCGGAGGCATAGCAAGCTCCGTTAAATCAACCAGGGAGGCTTCGAAGCAGGAGCTCATGGAGGCGGGACTTAAAAGGCTCAACTCCATGCTCTCCTTCGGGGTGACTACAGTCGAAGGAAAAAGCGGATACGGACTGGATTTCGAAACAGAGATAAAGCAGCTTGAAGTCGCAAAGGAATTAAATGATGCTCATCCGGTAGACGTGGTCAGGACGTTCATGGGCGCCCACGCTGTACCGCAAGAATATAAAGGCAGGGAAGACGAGTACATCGATTTTATTATCGAAAGTGTGCTTCCTAACGTGGCGGACAAAAAGCTGGCAGAATTCTGCGATGTATTCTGTGAGGACAATGTATTTTCGATTGAGCAGTCAAGAAAATTGCTTTCTAAGGCCAAGGAAATTGGGCTTGCTCTCAAGATACACGCAGATGAAATCGTCCAGCTTGGCGGCGCGGAATTGGCTGTAGAGCTGGGAGCAGTTTCGGCAGACCACCTGCTCCAGGCCTCTGACGAAGGAATAAAAGCTATGGCCGAAAGCTCGGTTGTAGCAACACTTCTGCCTTGCACGGCCTTCAGTCTAAAGGAAAGCTATGCAAGAGGAAGAGAGATGATCGACAGCGGCTGCGCGGTCGGGCTTGCCACGGATTTCAATCCGGGCAGCTGCTTTACCGAGTCTATACCTCTTGTTTTTGCCCTAGCCTGCATACAGATGAATCTTAGCATAGAGGAAGCAATCACGGCGCTTACAATAAATGGAGCCGCGGCAGTAAACAGGGCCGAGGAAATCGGCAGCATAGATATAGGCAAGAAAGCTGACATCATAATACTGGAGTTCCCCTCATACAAGTTCATACCTTATCATGTGGGAGTAAGCACTGTTGAGAAGGTTATTAAAAACGGGGAATTGGTATTCGATAAGGAAAAGGGGGGTCTTGTATGCTAG
- the ftcD gene encoding glutamate formimidoyltransferase produces the protein MSEVKKIIECVPNFSEGRDLDKIEKIVNPFRGKDGVKLLDYQRDEDHNRLVVTVVGEPEAVKKAVIEAIGVSTELIDLRVHEGQHPRMGACDVVPFIPIKNVSVEEAIELANETAKELSEKYSLPIFMYEKAAKNPQRENLANVRKGEFEGMAQKMSQPEWAPDYGPASVHPSAGATAVGVRMPLVAFNVNLGTDNLEIANKIAKNVRFIGGGLRFCKAMGVELKERGIVQISMNMTDYTKTALYRAYELVKIEAKRYGVSAVGTEIIGLVPMEALIDTAVYYMGIEDFSMDQVLETRIME, from the coding sequence ATGAGTGAAGTTAAAAAAATAATTGAGTGTGTTCCTAACTTTAGCGAGGGAAGGGACCTTGATAAAATCGAAAAAATCGTAAACCCATTCAGAGGCAAAGACGGAGTTAAGCTTTTAGACTATCAAAGGGACGAGGATCACAACAGGCTTGTGGTGACTGTGGTAGGCGAGCCGGAGGCCGTAAAAAAAGCTGTTATAGAGGCTATAGGGGTTTCGACTGAGTTGATAGACCTTAGAGTGCATGAAGGACAGCATCCAAGAATGGGCGCCTGTGATGTAGTCCCTTTTATCCCGATAAAAAATGTCAGCGTAGAGGAAGCTATTGAGCTTGCAAATGAAACTGCCAAGGAGCTCTCAGAAAAATACAGTCTTCCGATATTCATGTATGAAAAGGCGGCAAAAAATCCGCAAAGAGAGAATCTTGCAAATGTAAGAAAAGGCGAATTTGAAGGCATGGCTCAAAAGATGAGCCAGCCAGAGTGGGCTCCGGACTACGGCCCTGCTAGTGTACACCCAAGTGCTGGAGCTACTGCGGTTGGCGTTAGAATGCCGCTTGTGGCCTTCAACGTGAATCTTGGCACAGACAACCTGGAAATTGCCAACAAGATAGCCAAGAATGTCAGATTCATAGGCGGCGGTCTAAGATTCTGCAAGGCTATGGGAGTGGAATTAAAGGAAAGAGGCATAGTTCAAATATCTATGAATATGACGGACTACACAAAGACTGCCCTTTATAGAGCTTACGAGCTTGTCAAGATTGAAGCCAAAAGATATGGAGTTAGCGCAGTGGGAACCGAGATAATAGGACTTGTGCCTATGGAAGCGTTGATTGATACAGCTGTTTACTACATGGGAATAGAGGATTTCTCTATGGACCAGGTTCTTGAAACAAGAATAATGGAGTAA
- a CDS encoding urocanate hydratase, translating to MLTNKNISEAMTIKLDNELPEMPEFAAGIRRAPDRGFTLTKAQTEVALKNALRYIPEELHEKLAPEFMEELKTRGRIYGYRFRPNKRIYGKPIAEYKGNCTDAKAFQVMIDNNLDFEVALYPYELVTYGETGQVFQNWMQYRLVMKYLEVMTDHQTLVIESGHPLGLFKSKPEAPRVIITNALMIGQFDNQTDWHYAMQMGVANYGQMTAGGWMYIGPQGIVHGTYNTILNAGRLKLGVGNDEDLKGHMFVSSGLGGMSGAQPKASTIAGAVGIIAEVDYSRIETRHNQGWVDLISSDLDEIFDVAEKHMAEKKAISIAYHGNIVDLLEYAVKNNKKIEMLSDQTSCHAVYDGGYCPQGISFDERTRLLKEDRETFNKLVDKTLKRHFELIGALVEKGTYFFDYGNAFMKAVFDAGATEIAKNGVDEKDGFIYPSYVEDIMGPELFDYGYGPFRWVCLSGDHEDLIKTDQAAMSCIDPNRRAQDRDNYMWIKDAEKNKLVVGTEARILYQDAYGRTNIALKFNEMVRNGEIGPIMIGRDHHDVSGTDSPFRETSNIKDGSNIMAEMAVQCYAGNAARGMSLIALHNGGGVGIGKSINGGFGLVLDGSSRIDEIIKSSMLWDVMGGVARRAWARNENSITTGMEYNKINEETDHITLPFIPDEKLVKDVIDKMF from the coding sequence ATGCTAACAAATAAAAACATTTCAGAGGCTATGACTATTAAACTTGACAATGAGCTTCCGGAAATGCCGGAGTTTGCGGCTGGTATCAGAAGGGCTCCTGACAGAGGGTTTACGCTTACAAAGGCACAGACGGAGGTAGCGCTTAAAAATGCCCTAAGGTATATTCCAGAGGAGCTTCATGAAAAGCTGGCGCCTGAATTTATGGAGGAGCTTAAAACCAGAGGAAGAATTTACGGATACCGCTTCAGGCCGAATAAAAGGATATACGGCAAGCCTATAGCTGAGTACAAGGGCAACTGTACTGACGCAAAAGCTTTTCAGGTCATGATAGACAACAATCTGGATTTTGAGGTTGCGCTTTACCCTTATGAGCTTGTAACCTACGGAGAAACAGGACAGGTGTTCCAGAACTGGATGCAGTACAGGCTTGTTATGAAGTATCTGGAGGTCATGACTGACCATCAGACTCTAGTTATTGAATCGGGACATCCCCTCGGGTTATTCAAATCCAAACCAGAGGCTCCGAGGGTTATAATCACAAACGCTTTGATGATAGGCCAGTTTGACAACCAAACTGACTGGCATTACGCAATGCAGATGGGCGTAGCCAACTATGGCCAGATGACAGCAGGAGGATGGATGTATATTGGGCCTCAGGGCATTGTCCATGGAACTTATAATACTATACTCAACGCGGGAAGACTTAAACTCGGCGTTGGAAATGACGAGGATTTAAAGGGTCACATGTTCGTATCCTCGGGACTTGGTGGAATGAGCGGTGCTCAGCCAAAGGCTTCCACAATAGCCGGCGCTGTAGGAATTATAGCGGAGGTCGACTACTCAAGGATTGAAACAAGACATAACCAGGGCTGGGTTGACCTGATATCCTCCGATTTGGATGAAATATTTGACGTGGCTGAAAAGCACATGGCTGAAAAGAAAGCAATATCCATAGCTTATCACGGAAACATTGTGGACCTGCTTGAGTATGCAGTCAAAAACAACAAGAAAATAGAGATGCTCTCAGACCAGACATCCTGCCACGCCGTATATGACGGCGGCTATTGCCCGCAGGGAATATCCTTCGACGAGAGGACAAGGCTTTTGAAGGAAGACAGAGAAACCTTCAATAAGCTTGTAGACAAGACCTTGAAGCGCCATTTTGAACTTATAGGAGCCCTTGTAGAAAAAGGAACATATTTCTTCGACTACGGCAACGCCTTCATGAAGGCAGTATTTGACGCCGGAGCGACTGAAATAGCTAAAAACGGCGTGGATGAAAAAGACGGATTCATATATCCTTCCTATGTTGAGGACATAATGGGACCGGAGCTGTTCGACTACGGCTATGGACCGTTCAGATGGGTCTGCCTGAGCGGCGACCATGAGGACTTAATCAAGACTGACCAGGCGGCTATGTCTTGCATCGATCCAAACAGGAGAGCCCAGGACAGGGACAACTATATGTGGATCAAGGATGCGGAAAAAAATAAACTGGTTGTTGGAACAGAGGCCAGAATACTGTATCAGGATGCCTATGGCAGAACGAACATAGCTCTCAAATTCAATGAGATGGTTAGAAACGGTGAAATCGGGCCTATAATGATAGGTAGAGACCACCATGATGTCAGCGGCACAGACTCGCCGTTTAGAGAAACCTCCAACATAAAGGACGGCAGCAATATAATGGCTGAAATGGCCGTGCAATGCTATGCGGGAAATGCAGCCAGGGGCATGAGTCTAATAGCTCTCCACAATGGCGGCGGCGTAGGCATAGGCAAATCAATCAACGGAGGCTTCGGGCTTGTTCTGGATGGAAGCAGCAGAATAGACGAAATCATAAAATCATCTATGCTTTGGGATGTTATGGGCGGCGTAGCAAGACGCGCATGGGCAAGGAATGAAAATTCCATAACTACCGGCATGGAATACAATAAAATAAATGAGGAAACAGACCACATCACATTACCGTTTATACCGGATGAAAAGCTTGTTAAGGATGTCATCGATAAAATGTTCTAG